A single region of the Bacillus cereus genome encodes:
- a CDS encoding putative holin-like toxin — MSEITLLLQGGLFLVALLTFIVVLIDKLKK; from the coding sequence GTGAGTGAAATTACGTTGCTGCTGCAAGGTGGACTGTTTCTCGTTGCATTGTTAACGTTTATTGTCGTCTTAATTGACAAGCTCAAAAAATAA